GACGGTGGAAATCGCGCCTCCAGGCCACGATCTCGGGGGTGAGGGATTCGACCGCCTGGCGCAGGGTGTCGCTCATGACGGGAGTGTTTCCTATAATCCCCGCCCCTTGCAACGGTTTCCCCGGAAGGAGTCCCCCTTGAGTCGTTTCGCCCGCGTCGGACACAGCCCCGATCCCGACGACGCCTTCATGTTCTACGGCATCGCCAAAGAGCGGGTCGACCTGGAGGGGTTCACGATCGAGCAGGTCCTCGAGGACATCGAGAGCCTCAACCGTCGCGCGATGAAGGGGGAGCTCGAAGTCTCCGCCGTCAGCATCCACGCCTACGCGCACCTCGCCGACCGCTACGCGTTGATGCCCTGCGGCGCGTCCATGGGCGACGGGTACGGCCCGATGCTCGTCGCCCGCGAGGCGCTCGCGGCCGATCCCAGACTCCTCGCGACGAAGACGATCGCGATTCCTGGAACGTTGACCTCGGCCTTTCTCGCCCTGAAGCTCTACCTCGGCCCGGACTTCAAGTACGAAGTCGTCCCCTTCGACCAGATTCTCGACCACGTCGCCCACGGCGACGCCGACCTCGGCCTCGTGATCCACGAGGGGCAGCTCACCTACGCGAGCCAGGGGCTCCACAAGATCGTCGACCTGGGCGTGTGGTGGGGGGAGCGCACCGGCGGCCTGCCGCTCCCGCTCGGCGGGAACGCCGTCCGCAGGGATCTCGGGGACGACACGGTCCGGGCGCTCACGAGGGTTCTCAAGCGCTCGATCGCCTACGGACTCGAGCACCGCGCGGAGGCGCTCGCGTACGCGCTGGACTTCGGCCGCGGCCTCGATTCCGGCATGGCCGATCGCTTCGTCGGCATGTACGTCAACGAGCTCACCCTGGACTACGGCCCCCGCGGGCGCGAGGCGATCCGCCGCTTCCTCGCCGAGGGAGCCGAGCGTGGCTTCGTCCCGCCGCTACGGGAGCTCGTCTTCGTCGACGCCGATGCTCGCTGACCTCACGGGATTCACGCGCCTTCGCGCGAGCGGGCCCGATCTTCTGGGCCTCCTCCACCGCCTGAGCACGCAGGACCTGAAGGACCTGGCGATCGGGACCGGCGCGCCGACGGTCGTCACGAGCGCCAA
The genomic region above belongs to Candidatus Polarisedimenticolaceae bacterium and contains:
- a CDS encoding MqnA/MqnD/SBP family protein: MSRFARVGHSPDPDDAFMFYGIAKERVDLEGFTIEQVLEDIESLNRRAMKGELEVSAVSIHAYAHLADRYALMPCGASMGDGYGPMLVAREALAADPRLLATKTIAIPGTLTSAFLALKLYLGPDFKYEVVPFDQILDHVAHGDADLGLVIHEGQLTYASQGLHKIVDLGVWWGERTGGLPLPLGGNAVRRDLGDDTVRALTRVLKRSIAYGLEHRAEALAYALDFGRGLDSGMADRFVGMYVNELTLDYGPRGREAIRRFLAEGAERGFVPPLRELVFVDADAR